From one Bos indicus x Bos taurus breed Angus x Brahman F1 hybrid chromosome 7, Bos_hybrid_MaternalHap_v2.0, whole genome shotgun sequence genomic stretch:
- the ARHGAP45 gene encoding rho GTPase-activating protein 45 isoform X4 produces the protein MHQVISKYPLLNTVETLTAAGTLIAKVKAFHYECNNESDKQEFEKALETIAVSFSSTVSEFLMGEVDSSILLSVPPGDPGQSMENLYGQASESAPPSGEECDAGCLSPEDVDTLLQRCEGGVDAALQYAKNMAKYMKDLIGYLEKRSALEMDFAKGLQKIVQNCRQSVMQEPHMPLLSIYSLALEQDLEFGHGLVQAVGTLLTQTFMQPLNLRRLEHEKRRKEIKESWHRAQRKLQEAESNLRKAKQGYMQRCEDHDKARFLVAKAEEEQANIGPGAGGAASKTLDKRRRLEEEAKNKAEEAMATYRTCVADAKTQKQELEDTKVTALRQIQEVIRQSDQTIKSATISYYQMMHTQTAPLPVHFHMLYESSKLYDPGQQYASHVRQLQRGEEPDVHYDFEPHVSASAWSPVLRARKSSFNVSDAVGAEAASSPPEDGGPSQGEIAKERRGGRGHQVHKSWPISISDSEASLDPSPGSEDFKKFERMSSCGTMSSNEELADQEGSAGASAFDQADLNGMTPELPVAVPSGPFRHVGLSKAARTHRLRKLRTPAKCRECNSYVYFQGAECEECCLACHKKCLETLAIQCGHKKLQGRLQLFGQDFSRAACSTPDGVPFIIKKCIFEIEQRALRTKGIYRVNGVKTRVEKLCQAFENGKELVELSQASPHDISNVLKLYLRQLPEPLISFRFYHELVGMAKDSLKAEAEAKAASRGRPDATEREAAAMAMASRLRELLRDLPRDNWATLQYLMRHLRRIVEVEQDNKMTPGNLGIVFGPTLLRPRPTEATVSLSSLVDYPHQACIVETLITHFSLVFKEEPEEAPGGQDGVSSQRPEVVVQAPYLGGSGGAAFPLTEEAEDGVLEPHVASNDSDSELEEASDLQSPVGGAALHRLSFLERQGGEAGTEGSQGSRSGSEEQLGATAGEYGPGAWEGPGEEPARRLSEYNTNQCNNTSQCTTTTQCNATNRCNNVAAAWLPAVRLRGGRLVGGNSCKRQPEFV, from the exons ATGCACCAGGTCATCTCCAAGTACCCACTGCTGAACACTGTGGAGACACTCACGGCTGCTGGCACCCTCATTGCCAAAGTCAAAG CCTTCCATTATGAGTGCAACAATGAGTCAGACAAGCAGGAGTTTGAGAAGGCCTTGGAGACCATTGCTGTCTCCTTTAGCAGCAC TGTATCCGAGTTCCTCATGGGTGAAGTGGACAGCAGCATCCTCCTGTCCGTGCCCCCTGGGGACCCAGGCCAG TCCATGGAGAACCTGTATGGACAGGCGAGTGAGAGTGCCCCCCCCAGCGGTGAGGAGTGTGATGCGG GCTGCCTGTCCCCGGAGGACGTGGACACCCTGCTGCAGCGCTGTGAGGGGGGCGTGGACGCTGCCCTGCAGTACGCCAAGAACATGGCCAAATACATGAAGGACCTCATCGGCTACCTGGAGAAGCGGAGCGCGCTGG AGATGGACTTTGCCAAAGGCCTGCAGAAGATCGTCCAGAACTGCAGACAGAGTGTCATGCAGGAG CCGCACATGCCCCTCCTGTCCATCTACTCACTGGCGCTGGAACAGGACCTGGAGTTCGGCCATGGCCTGGTGCAGGCAGTGGGCACGCTGCTGACCCAGACCTTCATGCAG CCCCTGAATCTGCGGCGGCTCGAACATGAGAAGCGAAGGAAGGAGATCAAAGAGTCCTGGCACCGCGCCCAGAGGAAGCTG CAAGAGGCAGAGTCCAATCTCCGCAAGGCCAAGCAGGGCTACATGCAGCGCTGCGAGGACCATGACAAGGCCCGCTTCCTGGTGGCCAAGGCGGAGGAGGAGCAAGCCAACATTGGGCCCGGTGCAGGGGGTGCAGCCTCCAAGACCCTGGACAAGCGTCgtcgcctggaggaggaggccAAGAACAAG gcggAGGAAGCAATGGCCACCTACCGTACATGCGTGGCCGATGCTAAGACACAGAAGCAGGAGCTGGAGGATACCAAGGTGACGGCACTACGGCAGATCCAGGAGGTCATCCGGCAGAGTGACCAGACCATCAAGTCG GCCACCATCTCATATTACCAGATGATGCACACGCAGACGGCCCCACTGCCCGTGCACTTCCACATGCTGTATGAGAGCAGCAAGCTGTACGACCCAGGCCAGCAGTACGCTTCCCATGTGCGCCAGCTGCAGCGCGGCGAGGAGCCTGATGTGCACTACGACTTCGAGCCCCACGTGTCCGCCAGTGCCTG GTCCCCAGTCCTGCGTGCTCGGAAAAGCAGCTTCAATGTCAGCGATGCTGTGGGGGCAGAGGCTGCCAGTAGCCCCCCGGAGGACGGCGGGCCCAGCCAGGGAGAGATTGCCAAGGAGCGCAGGG GTGGGCGGGGCCACCAGGTGCACAAGTCGTGGCCCATCTCCATCTCCGATTCGGAGGCCAGTCTGGACCCCAGCCCTGGCTCAG AGGACTTTAAGAAGTTTGAGCGTATGTCTTCCTGTGGCACCATGTCGTCCAACGAGGAGCTGGCCGACCAGGAGGGCAGTGCAGGGGCATCAGCCTTTGATCAGG ctgaCCTCAATGGCATGACTCCAGAGCTGCCTGTGGCTGTGCCCAGCGGGCCCTTCCGCCACGTGGGGCTGTCCAAGGCGGCCCGGACCCACCGGCTTCGGAAGCTCCGCACACCGGCCAAGTGCCGGGAATGCAACAGCTACGTGTACTTCCAGGGCGCCGAGTGTGAGGAG TGCTGCCTGGCCTGCCACAAGAAGTGCCTGGAGACCCTGGCCATCCAGTGTGGCCACAAGAAGCTGCAGGGCCGTCTGCAGCTCTTTGGCCAGGACTTCAGCCGTGCTGCCTGCAGCACCCCCGACGGCGTGCCCTTCATCATCAAGAAGTGCATCTTTGAGATCGAGCAGCGGGCGCTGCGCACCAAG GGCATCTACCGGGTCAATGGGGTGAAGACACGTGTAGAGAAGCTGTGCCAGGCCTTCGAGAATGGCAAGGAGCTGGTGGAATTGTCGCAAGCCTCACCCCACGACATCAGCAATGTCCTCAAGCTCTATCTGCGCCAG CTCCCTGAGCCGCTCATTTCCTTCCGCTTCTACCATGAGCTTGTGGGGATGGCCAAAGACAGTCTGAAGGCCGAGGCCGAGGCCAAGGCAGCATCTCGGGGTCGGCCGGATGCCACAGAGAGGGAGGCTGCAGCCATGGCCATGGCGAGCCGGTTGCGGGAACTCCTACGGGACCTGCCTCGGGATAACTGGGCCACACTGCAGTACCTGATGCGGCACCTGCGCAG GATCGTGGAGGTGGAACAGGACAACAAGATGACACCAGGGAACCTGGGCATTGTGTTTGGGCCCACGCTGCTGCGGCCCCGGCCCACTGAGGCCACGGTGTCCCTTTCCTCCCTGGTGGACTACCCCCACCAGGCCTGCATCGTGGAGACCCTCATCACCCACTTCAGCCTGGTCTTCAAGGAGGAGCCCGAAGAGGCCCCAGGGGGCCAG GATGGGGTATCCAGCCAGCGACCCGAGGTGGTGGTCCAGGCACCGTACCTGGGGGGCAGCGGGGGTGCAGCCTTTCCCttgacagaggaggctgaggatGGGGTCCTTG AACCCCATGTCGCCTCCAATGACTCCGACTCAGAGCTGGAGGAGGCCTCAGACCTGCAGTCCCCGGTGGGTGGGGCTGCACTGCACCGGCTCAGTTTTCTGGAGAGGCAGGGCGGCGAGGCAGGCACAGAGGGCAGTCAGGGCAGCCGCAGCGGCAGCGAAGAGCAGCTGGGTGCCACAGCCGGCGAGTAcgggcctggggcctgggagggCCCTGGGGAGGAGCCAGCCCGGAGGCTCTCCGAGTACAACACCAACCAGTGCAACAACACCAGCCAgtgcaccaccaccacccagtgCAACGCCACCAACCGGTGCAACAACGTGGCTGCAGCTTGGCTGCCAGCTGTGAGGCTGCGTGGTGGGCGGCTGGTAGGGGGCAACAGCTGCAAGAGGCAGCCAGAGTTTGTGTAG
- the ARHGAP45 gene encoding rho GTPase-activating protein 45 isoform X5 produces the protein MSGGQRILKGLLGWVSGWTRAWRTGFAVRGCGLRALCPGDPPLPPEELPRRDGADAVSLGPSLEPPSVASNAKATGTLKRPTSLSRHASAAGFPLSGASTWTLGRSHRSPLSAASPAEAPIQGPCPDTVEDISHLLADVARFAEGLEKLKECVLHDELLEARRPLAHECLGEALRVMHQVISKYPLLNTVETLTAAGTLIAKVKAFHYECNNESDKQEFEKALETIAVSFSSTVSEFLMGEVDSSILLSVPPGDPGQSMENLYGQASESAPPSGEECDAGCLSPEDVDTLLQRCEGGVDAALQYAKNMAKYMKDLIGYLEKRSALEMDFAKGLQKIVQNCRQSVMQEPHMPLLSIYSLALEQDLEFGHGLVQAVGTLLTQTFMQPLNLRRLEHEKRRKEIKESWHRAQRKLQEAESNLRKAKQGYMQRCEDHDKARFLVAKAEEEQANIGPGAGGAASKTLDKRRRLEEEAKNKAEEAMATYRTCVADAKTQKQELEDTKVTALRQIQEVIRQSDQTIKSATISYYQMMHTQTAPLPVHFHMLYESSKLYDPGQQYASHVRQLQRGEEPDVHYDFEPHVSASAWSPVLRARKSSFNVSDAVGAEAASSPPEDGGPSQGEIAKERRGGRGHQVHKSWPISISDSEASLDPSPGSEDFKKFERMSSCGTMSSNEELADQEGSAGASAFDQADLNGMTPELPVAVPSGPFRHVGLSKAARTHRLRKLRTPAKCRECNSYVYFQGAECEECCLACHKKCLETLAIQCGHKKLQGRLQLFGQDFSRAACSTPDGVPFIIKKCIFEIEQRALRTKGIYRVNGVKTRVEKLCQAFENGKELVELSQASPHDISNVLKLYLRQLPEPLISFRFYHELVGMAKDSLKAEAEAKAASRGRPDATEREAAAMAMASRLRELLRDLPRDNWATLQYLMRHLRRIVEVEQDNKMTPGNLGIVFGPTLLRPRPTEATVSLSSLVDYPHQACIVETLITHFSLVFKEEPEEAPGGQDGVSSQRPEVVVQAPYLGGSGGAAFPLTEEAEDGVLEPHVASNDSDSELEEASDLQSPVGGAALHRLSFLERQGGEAGTEGSQGSRSGSEEQLGATAGEYGPGAWEGPGEEPARRLSEYNTNQCNNTSQCTTTTQCNATNRCNNVAAAWLPAVRLRGGRLVGGNSCKRQPEFV, from the exons ATGAGTGGTGGGCAGAGGATCCTCAAGGGCCTTCTGGGATGGGTTAGTGGATGGACCCGGGCCTGGAGAACTGGGTTTGCCGTGAGGGGCTGTGGCCTGCGTGCCCTGTGCCCGGGAGATCCACCCCTCCCACCTGAG GAGCTGCCTAGGAGAGACGGGGCTGATGCAGTGTCCCTGGGGCCCAGCCTAGAACCCCCAAGTGTGGCCTCGAATGCTAAGGCCACAGGCACTCTCAAGAGGCCAACCAGCCTGAGCCGCCATGCCAGCGCTGCTGGCTTCCCTCTGTCGGGGGCCAGCACTTGGACGCTGGGCCGCAGCCATCGCAGCCCACTGTCTGCGGCCAGCCCGGCCGAGGCACCCATCCAGGGACCCTGCCCAGACACCGTGGAGGACATCTCCCACCTGCTGGCTGACGTGGCCCGCTTTGCCGAGGGTCTTGAGAAACTGAAGGAGTGTGTTCTGCATGATG AACTCCTTGAGGCCCGCCGGCCACTGGCCCATGAGTGCCTGGGTGAGGCCCTCCGTGTGATGCACCAGGTCATCTCCAAGTACCCACTGCTGAACACTGTGGAGACACTCACGGCTGCTGGCACCCTCATTGCCAAAGTCAAAG CCTTCCATTATGAGTGCAACAATGAGTCAGACAAGCAGGAGTTTGAGAAGGCCTTGGAGACCATTGCTGTCTCCTTTAGCAGCAC TGTATCCGAGTTCCTCATGGGTGAAGTGGACAGCAGCATCCTCCTGTCCGTGCCCCCTGGGGACCCAGGCCAG TCCATGGAGAACCTGTATGGACAGGCGAGTGAGAGTGCCCCCCCCAGCGGTGAGGAGTGTGATGCGG GCTGCCTGTCCCCGGAGGACGTGGACACCCTGCTGCAGCGCTGTGAGGGGGGCGTGGACGCTGCCCTGCAGTACGCCAAGAACATGGCCAAATACATGAAGGACCTCATCGGCTACCTGGAGAAGCGGAGCGCGCTGG AGATGGACTTTGCCAAAGGCCTGCAGAAGATCGTCCAGAACTGCAGACAGAGTGTCATGCAGGAG CCGCACATGCCCCTCCTGTCCATCTACTCACTGGCGCTGGAACAGGACCTGGAGTTCGGCCATGGCCTGGTGCAGGCAGTGGGCACGCTGCTGACCCAGACCTTCATGCAG CCCCTGAATCTGCGGCGGCTCGAACATGAGAAGCGAAGGAAGGAGATCAAAGAGTCCTGGCACCGCGCCCAGAGGAAGCTG CAAGAGGCAGAGTCCAATCTCCGCAAGGCCAAGCAGGGCTACATGCAGCGCTGCGAGGACCATGACAAGGCCCGCTTCCTGGTGGCCAAGGCGGAGGAGGAGCAAGCCAACATTGGGCCCGGTGCAGGGGGTGCAGCCTCCAAGACCCTGGACAAGCGTCgtcgcctggaggaggaggccAAGAACAAG gcggAGGAAGCAATGGCCACCTACCGTACATGCGTGGCCGATGCTAAGACACAGAAGCAGGAGCTGGAGGATACCAAGGTGACGGCACTACGGCAGATCCAGGAGGTCATCCGGCAGAGTGACCAGACCATCAAGTCG GCCACCATCTCATATTACCAGATGATGCACACGCAGACGGCCCCACTGCCCGTGCACTTCCACATGCTGTATGAGAGCAGCAAGCTGTACGACCCAGGCCAGCAGTACGCTTCCCATGTGCGCCAGCTGCAGCGCGGCGAGGAGCCTGATGTGCACTACGACTTCGAGCCCCACGTGTCCGCCAGTGCCTG GTCCCCAGTCCTGCGTGCTCGGAAAAGCAGCTTCAATGTCAGCGATGCTGTGGGGGCAGAGGCTGCCAGTAGCCCCCCGGAGGACGGCGGGCCCAGCCAGGGAGAGATTGCCAAGGAGCGCAGGG GTGGGCGGGGCCACCAGGTGCACAAGTCGTGGCCCATCTCCATCTCCGATTCGGAGGCCAGTCTGGACCCCAGCCCTGGCTCAG AGGACTTTAAGAAGTTTGAGCGTATGTCTTCCTGTGGCACCATGTCGTCCAACGAGGAGCTGGCCGACCAGGAGGGCAGTGCAGGGGCATCAGCCTTTGATCAGG ctgaCCTCAATGGCATGACTCCAGAGCTGCCTGTGGCTGTGCCCAGCGGGCCCTTCCGCCACGTGGGGCTGTCCAAGGCGGCCCGGACCCACCGGCTTCGGAAGCTCCGCACACCGGCCAAGTGCCGGGAATGCAACAGCTACGTGTACTTCCAGGGCGCCGAGTGTGAGGAG TGCTGCCTGGCCTGCCACAAGAAGTGCCTGGAGACCCTGGCCATCCAGTGTGGCCACAAGAAGCTGCAGGGCCGTCTGCAGCTCTTTGGCCAGGACTTCAGCCGTGCTGCCTGCAGCACCCCCGACGGCGTGCCCTTCATCATCAAGAAGTGCATCTTTGAGATCGAGCAGCGGGCGCTGCGCACCAAG GGCATCTACCGGGTCAATGGGGTGAAGACACGTGTAGAGAAGCTGTGCCAGGCCTTCGAGAATGGCAAGGAGCTGGTGGAATTGTCGCAAGCCTCACCCCACGACATCAGCAATGTCCTCAAGCTCTATCTGCGCCAG CTCCCTGAGCCGCTCATTTCCTTCCGCTTCTACCATGAGCTTGTGGGGATGGCCAAAGACAGTCTGAAGGCCGAGGCCGAGGCCAAGGCAGCATCTCGGGGTCGGCCGGATGCCACAGAGAGGGAGGCTGCAGCCATGGCCATGGCGAGCCGGTTGCGGGAACTCCTACGGGACCTGCCTCGGGATAACTGGGCCACACTGCAGTACCTGATGCGGCACCTGCGCAG GATCGTGGAGGTGGAACAGGACAACAAGATGACACCAGGGAACCTGGGCATTGTGTTTGGGCCCACGCTGCTGCGGCCCCGGCCCACTGAGGCCACGGTGTCCCTTTCCTCCCTGGTGGACTACCCCCACCAGGCCTGCATCGTGGAGACCCTCATCACCCACTTCAGCCTGGTCTTCAAGGAGGAGCCCGAAGAGGCCCCAGGGGGCCAG GATGGGGTATCCAGCCAGCGACCCGAGGTGGTGGTCCAGGCACCGTACCTGGGGGGCAGCGGGGGTGCAGCCTTTCCCttgacagaggaggctgaggatGGGGTCCTTG AACCCCATGTCGCCTCCAATGACTCCGACTCAGAGCTGGAGGAGGCCTCAGACCTGCAGTCCCCGGTGGGTGGGGCTGCACTGCACCGGCTCAGTTTTCTGGAGAGGCAGGGCGGCGAGGCAGGCACAGAGGGCAGTCAGGGCAGCCGCAGCGGCAGCGAAGAGCAGCTGGGTGCCACAGCCGGCGAGTAcgggcctggggcctgggagggCCCTGGGGAGGAGCCAGCCCGGAGGCTCTCCGAGTACAACACCAACCAGTGCAACAACACCAGCCAgtgcaccaccaccacccagtgCAACGCCACCAACCGGTGCAACAACGTGGCTGCAGCTTGGCTGCCAGCTGTGAGGCTGCGTGGTGGGCGGCTGGTAGGGGGCAACAGCTGCAAGAGGCAGCCAGAGTTTGTGTAG
- the ARHGAP45 gene encoding rho GTPase-activating protein 45 isoform X1: MLGQWRGVRASYSPHQAGLQGLHRMGWDPRIQLTELPRRDGADAVSLGPSLEPPSVASNAKATGTLKRPTSLSRHASAAGFPLSGASTWTLGRSHRSPLSAASPAEAPIQGPCPDTVEDISHLLADVARFAEGLEKLKECVLHDELLEARRPLAHECLGEALRVMHQVISKYPLLNTVETLTAAGTLIAKVKAFHYECNNESDKQEFEKALETIAVSFSSTVSEFLMGEVDSSILLSVPPGDPGQSMENLYGQASESAPPSGEECDAGCLSPEDVDTLLQRCEGGVDAALQYAKNMAKYMKDLIGYLEKRSALEMDFAKGLQKIVQNCRQSVMQEPHMPLLSIYSLALEQDLEFGHGLVQAVGTLLTQTFMQPLNLRRLEHEKRRKEIKESWHRAQRKLQEAESNLRKAKQGYMQRCEDHDKARFLVAKAEEEQANIGPGAGGAASKTLDKRRRLEEEAKNKAEEAMATYRTCVADAKTQKQELEDTKVTALRQIQEVIRQSDQTIKSATISYYQMMHTQTAPLPVHFHMLYESSKLYDPGQQYASHVRQLQRGEEPDVHYDFEPHVSASAWSPVLRARKSSFNVSDAVGAEAASSPPEDGGPSQGEIAKERRGGRGHQVHKSWPISISDSEASLDPSPGSEDFKKFERMSSCGTMSSNEELADQEGSAGASAFDQADLNGMTPELPVAVPSGPFRHVGLSKAARTHRLRKLRTPAKCRECNSYVYFQGAECEECCLACHKKCLETLAIQCGHKKLQGRLQLFGQDFSRAACSTPDGVPFIIKKCIFEIEQRALRTKGIYRVNGVKTRVEKLCQAFENGKELVELSQASPHDISNVLKLYLRQLPEPLISFRFYHELVGMAKDSLKAEAEAKAASRGRPDATEREAAAMAMASRLRELLRDLPRDNWATLQYLMRHLRRIVEVEQDNKMTPGNLGIVFGPTLLRPRPTEATVSLSSLVDYPHQACIVETLITHFSLVFKEEPEEAPGGQDGVSSQRPEVVVQAPYLGGSGGAAFPLTEEAEDGVLEPHVASNDSDSELEEASDLQSPVGGAALHRLSFLERQGGEAGTEGSQGSRSGSEEQLGATAGEYGPGAWEGPGEEPARRLSEYNTNQCNNTSQCTTTTQCNATNRCNNVAAAWLPAVRLRGGRLVGGNSCKRQPEFV; the protein is encoded by the exons ATGCTGGGCCAGTGGCGGGGGGTACGAGCCAGCTACAGCCCCCACCAGGCTGGACTGCAGGGGCTTCACAGGATGGGCTGGGATCCTCGCATTCAGCTTACG GAGCTGCCTAGGAGAGACGGGGCTGATGCAGTGTCCCTGGGGCCCAGCCTAGAACCCCCAAGTGTGGCCTCGAATGCTAAGGCCACAGGCACTCTCAAGAGGCCAACCAGCCTGAGCCGCCATGCCAGCGCTGCTGGCTTCCCTCTGTCGGGGGCCAGCACTTGGACGCTGGGCCGCAGCCATCGCAGCCCACTGTCTGCGGCCAGCCCGGCCGAGGCACCCATCCAGGGACCCTGCCCAGACACCGTGGAGGACATCTCCCACCTGCTGGCTGACGTGGCCCGCTTTGCCGAGGGTCTTGAGAAACTGAAGGAGTGTGTTCTGCATGATG AACTCCTTGAGGCCCGCCGGCCACTGGCCCATGAGTGCCTGGGTGAGGCCCTCCGTGTGATGCACCAGGTCATCTCCAAGTACCCACTGCTGAACACTGTGGAGACACTCACGGCTGCTGGCACCCTCATTGCCAAAGTCAAAG CCTTCCATTATGAGTGCAACAATGAGTCAGACAAGCAGGAGTTTGAGAAGGCCTTGGAGACCATTGCTGTCTCCTTTAGCAGCAC TGTATCCGAGTTCCTCATGGGTGAAGTGGACAGCAGCATCCTCCTGTCCGTGCCCCCTGGGGACCCAGGCCAG TCCATGGAGAACCTGTATGGACAGGCGAGTGAGAGTGCCCCCCCCAGCGGTGAGGAGTGTGATGCGG GCTGCCTGTCCCCGGAGGACGTGGACACCCTGCTGCAGCGCTGTGAGGGGGGCGTGGACGCTGCCCTGCAGTACGCCAAGAACATGGCCAAATACATGAAGGACCTCATCGGCTACCTGGAGAAGCGGAGCGCGCTGG AGATGGACTTTGCCAAAGGCCTGCAGAAGATCGTCCAGAACTGCAGACAGAGTGTCATGCAGGAG CCGCACATGCCCCTCCTGTCCATCTACTCACTGGCGCTGGAACAGGACCTGGAGTTCGGCCATGGCCTGGTGCAGGCAGTGGGCACGCTGCTGACCCAGACCTTCATGCAG CCCCTGAATCTGCGGCGGCTCGAACATGAGAAGCGAAGGAAGGAGATCAAAGAGTCCTGGCACCGCGCCCAGAGGAAGCTG CAAGAGGCAGAGTCCAATCTCCGCAAGGCCAAGCAGGGCTACATGCAGCGCTGCGAGGACCATGACAAGGCCCGCTTCCTGGTGGCCAAGGCGGAGGAGGAGCAAGCCAACATTGGGCCCGGTGCAGGGGGTGCAGCCTCCAAGACCCTGGACAAGCGTCgtcgcctggaggaggaggccAAGAACAAG gcggAGGAAGCAATGGCCACCTACCGTACATGCGTGGCCGATGCTAAGACACAGAAGCAGGAGCTGGAGGATACCAAGGTGACGGCACTACGGCAGATCCAGGAGGTCATCCGGCAGAGTGACCAGACCATCAAGTCG GCCACCATCTCATATTACCAGATGATGCACACGCAGACGGCCCCACTGCCCGTGCACTTCCACATGCTGTATGAGAGCAGCAAGCTGTACGACCCAGGCCAGCAGTACGCTTCCCATGTGCGCCAGCTGCAGCGCGGCGAGGAGCCTGATGTGCACTACGACTTCGAGCCCCACGTGTCCGCCAGTGCCTG GTCCCCAGTCCTGCGTGCTCGGAAAAGCAGCTTCAATGTCAGCGATGCTGTGGGGGCAGAGGCTGCCAGTAGCCCCCCGGAGGACGGCGGGCCCAGCCAGGGAGAGATTGCCAAGGAGCGCAGGG GTGGGCGGGGCCACCAGGTGCACAAGTCGTGGCCCATCTCCATCTCCGATTCGGAGGCCAGTCTGGACCCCAGCCCTGGCTCAG AGGACTTTAAGAAGTTTGAGCGTATGTCTTCCTGTGGCACCATGTCGTCCAACGAGGAGCTGGCCGACCAGGAGGGCAGTGCAGGGGCATCAGCCTTTGATCAGG ctgaCCTCAATGGCATGACTCCAGAGCTGCCTGTGGCTGTGCCCAGCGGGCCCTTCCGCCACGTGGGGCTGTCCAAGGCGGCCCGGACCCACCGGCTTCGGAAGCTCCGCACACCGGCCAAGTGCCGGGAATGCAACAGCTACGTGTACTTCCAGGGCGCCGAGTGTGAGGAG TGCTGCCTGGCCTGCCACAAGAAGTGCCTGGAGACCCTGGCCATCCAGTGTGGCCACAAGAAGCTGCAGGGCCGTCTGCAGCTCTTTGGCCAGGACTTCAGCCGTGCTGCCTGCAGCACCCCCGACGGCGTGCCCTTCATCATCAAGAAGTGCATCTTTGAGATCGAGCAGCGGGCGCTGCGCACCAAG GGCATCTACCGGGTCAATGGGGTGAAGACACGTGTAGAGAAGCTGTGCCAGGCCTTCGAGAATGGCAAGGAGCTGGTGGAATTGTCGCAAGCCTCACCCCACGACATCAGCAATGTCCTCAAGCTCTATCTGCGCCAG CTCCCTGAGCCGCTCATTTCCTTCCGCTTCTACCATGAGCTTGTGGGGATGGCCAAAGACAGTCTGAAGGCCGAGGCCGAGGCCAAGGCAGCATCTCGGGGTCGGCCGGATGCCACAGAGAGGGAGGCTGCAGCCATGGCCATGGCGAGCCGGTTGCGGGAACTCCTACGGGACCTGCCTCGGGATAACTGGGCCACACTGCAGTACCTGATGCGGCACCTGCGCAG GATCGTGGAGGTGGAACAGGACAACAAGATGACACCAGGGAACCTGGGCATTGTGTTTGGGCCCACGCTGCTGCGGCCCCGGCCCACTGAGGCCACGGTGTCCCTTTCCTCCCTGGTGGACTACCCCCACCAGGCCTGCATCGTGGAGACCCTCATCACCCACTTCAGCCTGGTCTTCAAGGAGGAGCCCGAAGAGGCCCCAGGGGGCCAG GATGGGGTATCCAGCCAGCGACCCGAGGTGGTGGTCCAGGCACCGTACCTGGGGGGCAGCGGGGGTGCAGCCTTTCCCttgacagaggaggctgaggatGGGGTCCTTG AACCCCATGTCGCCTCCAATGACTCCGACTCAGAGCTGGAGGAGGCCTCAGACCTGCAGTCCCCGGTGGGTGGGGCTGCACTGCACCGGCTCAGTTTTCTGGAGAGGCAGGGCGGCGAGGCAGGCACAGAGGGCAGTCAGGGCAGCCGCAGCGGCAGCGAAGAGCAGCTGGGTGCCACAGCCGGCGAGTAcgggcctggggcctgggagggCCCTGGGGAGGAGCCAGCCCGGAGGCTCTCCGAGTACAACACCAACCAGTGCAACAACACCAGCCAgtgcaccaccaccacccagtgCAACGCCACCAACCGGTGCAACAACGTGGCTGCAGCTTGGCTGCCAGCTGTGAGGCTGCGTGGTGGGCGGCTGGTAGGGGGCAACAGCTGCAAGAGGCAGCCAGAGTTTGTGTAG